In a genomic window of Streptomyces roseoviridis:
- a CDS encoding ankyrin repeat domain-containing protein → MSEHETPDPEVVELASKVFGLARAGDAVALAAYLDAGVPANLTNEKGDSLVMLAAYHGHAEAVTALLTRGADADRANDRGQTPLAGAVFKGEDAVVRALLSGGADPEAGTPSAVDTARMFGKTELLELFGAR, encoded by the coding sequence ATGAGCGAGCACGAGACCCCGGACCCCGAGGTCGTCGAACTGGCCTCCAAGGTCTTCGGTCTGGCCCGGGCGGGGGACGCGGTGGCCCTGGCCGCCTATCTCGACGCCGGCGTACCGGCGAACCTCACCAACGAGAAGGGCGACTCCCTCGTCATGCTCGCCGCCTACCACGGCCACGCCGAGGCGGTCACCGCCCTGCTGACCCGGGGCGCCGACGCCGACCGCGCCAACGACCGCGGCCAGACGCCGCTCGCCGGTGCCGTCTTCAAGGGCGAGGACGCCGTCGTCCGGGCCCTCCTCTCCGGCGGCGCGGATCCGGAAGCGGGGACTCCGTCCGCGGTGGACACCGCACGCATGTTCGGGAAGACGGAACTGCTCGAACTCTTCGGAGCTCGGTGA
- a CDS encoding HEAT repeat domain-containing protein yields MFDPVIAPSGTLLGLLQRGRGDGTLHALAAPRPEALAALNHCVLDDPRHDWQVENRSLYYARLYLDLHGGLEEIEAHLFGAEDHLDTEESRTGLALSVLGHLASYGRQDALVLLRRYAAAGTNWAWALDELALRDDDAGLRALALPVLARFPATAEGEAELAATVRDAFEPRPWRLWAEDARESVGARIRAAREQGSFDRWQRQLRPTGPRPGWSVQAVLDWAQEGHERGAELYGPAARCLVAVAGPEDRETILAAAGSGPDGARCAALHYLAESQDPAVLDLVERAVADGPRTVADAAVAAYQRMSGEAAVDRARGWIHRPDALGSAAAGTLAHRGGTQDSPLVLGALRETVRSQGPDAPALYPLVDGAGRLGIACAAPVLRHIYRETASSQLRGRTARALAATDAGFATGFAVECLWDCEETTRELAALHAETGDVRVAERLRRLAADPAEEAEVQTAVRNRIGPDLDLQV; encoded by the coding sequence ATGTTCGATCCAGTCATAGCGCCGAGCGGCACCCTGCTCGGCCTGCTGCAGAGGGGCCGCGGCGACGGCACCCTCCACGCGCTCGCCGCGCCACGCCCCGAGGCCCTCGCGGCCCTCAACCACTGCGTTCTCGACGACCCCCGCCACGACTGGCAGGTCGAGAACCGCTCCCTCTACTACGCCCGGCTCTACCTCGACCTCCACGGAGGTCTGGAGGAGATCGAGGCGCACCTCTTCGGTGCCGAGGACCACCTCGACACCGAGGAGTCCAGGACGGGGCTCGCGCTCTCCGTCCTCGGCCACCTGGCCTCCTACGGCCGCCAGGACGCCCTGGTGCTCCTGCGGCGGTACGCCGCCGCGGGGACCAACTGGGCCTGGGCCCTGGACGAGCTCGCGCTGCGCGACGACGACGCCGGCCTGCGCGCCCTCGCCCTGCCGGTCCTCGCCCGCTTCCCCGCCACGGCCGAGGGCGAGGCCGAGCTCGCCGCCACCGTCCGCGACGCCTTCGAGCCCCGTCCCTGGCGCCTGTGGGCCGAGGACGCCAGGGAGTCCGTCGGCGCGCGGATCAGGGCCGCCCGCGAGCAGGGCTCCTTCGACCGCTGGCAGCGGCAGCTCCGCCCGACCGGACCCCGGCCCGGCTGGAGCGTCCAGGCCGTCCTCGACTGGGCCCAGGAGGGCCACGAGCGCGGCGCCGAACTGTACGGCCCCGCCGCCCGCTGCCTGGTCGCCGTCGCCGGACCCGAGGACCGCGAGACGATCCTCGCCGCCGCCGGCAGCGGACCGGACGGCGCCCGCTGCGCCGCCCTGCACTACCTCGCCGAGTCACAGGACCCCGCCGTCCTCGACCTCGTCGAACGGGCCGTCGCCGACGGCCCCCGCACCGTCGCGGACGCCGCGGTCGCCGCGTACCAGCGGATGAGCGGCGAAGCCGCCGTGGACCGCGCCCGCGGCTGGATCCACCGCCCCGACGCGCTCGGCTCGGCCGCCGCCGGAACGCTCGCCCACCGCGGCGGCACCCAGGACTCCCCCCTCGTCCTCGGCGCCCTCCGCGAGACGGTCCGTTCCCAGGGCCCCGACGCCCCCGCCCTCTACCCCCTCGTCGACGGCGCCGGCCGCCTCGGCATCGCCTGCGCCGCCCCCGTGCTGCGCCACATCTACCGCGAGACCGCCTCCTCCCAGCTCCGCGGCCGCACCGCCCGGGCGCTCGCCGCCACCGACGCCGGCTTCGCGACCGGCTTCGCCGTCGAGTGCCTGTGGGACTGCGAGGAGACCACCCGCGAGCTCGCCGCCCTCCACGCCGAGACCGGAGACGTCCGCGTCGCCGAGCGCCTGCGCCGCCTCGCCGCCGACCCCGCCGAGGAGGCGGAGGTCCAGACGGCCGTACGGAACCGGATAGGGCCGGACCTCGATCTGCAGGTCTGA
- a CDS encoding biotin-dependent carboxyltransferase family protein: MTDRALTVVRAGALTTVQDLGRPGYAHLGVPCSGALDPEAVRLVNRLLGNEEGAAVLETTLTGCAVRTRCAVTAVVGGAPCPVTVDGRPAAWGTPVRLAPGQVLEVGAAVRGLRSYVGFDGGVAVAPVLGSRSTDLLSGLGPAPLADGTALPLGAATAVRGPVDAAPWPGPPDELVLRVRLGPRDGWFTPAALRTLATRAWRVSSASNRIGLRTRGPALERAVEGELPSEGMPLGAVQVPPDGRPVVFLADHPTTGGYPVVAVVREADLARAAQAVPGTVVRFVPYR; the protein is encoded by the coding sequence ATGACCGACCGTGCCCTGACGGTCGTACGGGCCGGGGCGCTGACCACCGTGCAGGACCTGGGGCGCCCCGGGTACGCGCACCTGGGCGTGCCGTGCTCCGGCGCGCTCGATCCGGAGGCGGTGCGGCTCGTCAACCGGCTGCTCGGCAACGAGGAGGGCGCGGCCGTCCTGGAGACCACGCTCACCGGGTGCGCGGTGCGGACGCGCTGCGCGGTGACCGCCGTCGTGGGCGGGGCACCCTGCCCGGTGACCGTGGACGGGCGGCCCGCCGCCTGGGGCACGCCCGTACGGCTCGCGCCCGGACAGGTCCTGGAGGTGGGCGCGGCGGTGCGCGGGCTGCGCTCGTACGTGGGGTTCGACGGCGGGGTGGCCGTCGCCCCGGTGCTCGGCAGCCGCTCCACCGACCTGCTGTCCGGGCTCGGCCCGGCGCCGCTGGCGGACGGGACGGCGCTGCCGCTGGGGGCGGCCACGGCCGTACGGGGGCCGGTCGACGCCGCCCCGTGGCCGGGCCCGCCGGACGAGCTCGTCCTGCGGGTCCGGCTCGGGCCCCGTGACGGCTGGTTCACGCCCGCCGCGCTGAGAACGCTCGCCACGCGCGCGTGGCGGGTGTCGTCGGCGAGCAACCGCATCGGGCTGCGCACGCGGGGCCCGGCCCTGGAGCGGGCCGTCGAGGGTGAACTGCCCAGCGAGGGCATGCCGCTGGGCGCGGTGCAGGTGCCGCCGGACGGCCGTCCGGTGGTGTTCCTCGCCGATCACCCGACGACGGGCGGCTATCCGGTGGTGGCGGTGGTACGGGAGGCCGATCTGGCGCGGGCGGCGCAGGCGGTGCCGGGGACGGTGGTGCGCTTCGTGCCCTACCGCTGA
- a CDS encoding allophanate hydrolase subunit 1 translates to MRAREVFRVGERGLLVELVSGEATEAFHAELLRRREAGTLPAVREIVPAARTVLLEGVAAPDRLAAELRSWDVPVLHARVAASVEVPVRYDGPDLADVAELWGVSVEAAVRIHSETRFRVAFCGFAPGFGYLTGLGSRYEVPRRATPRTAVPAGSVALAGPYTGVYPRSSPGGWQLIGTTDAVLWDPAREPAALLSPGTLVRFTVAGR, encoded by the coding sequence ATGAGGGCCCGCGAGGTGTTCCGGGTCGGCGAGCGGGGGCTGCTGGTCGAGCTGGTGAGCGGCGAGGCGACGGAGGCGTTCCACGCCGAGCTGCTGCGCCGGCGGGAGGCGGGCACGCTGCCCGCCGTGCGGGAGATCGTTCCGGCGGCGCGGACGGTGCTCCTGGAGGGGGTGGCGGCTCCCGACCGGCTCGCGGCCGAGCTGCGCTCCTGGGACGTTCCCGTGCTGCACGCGCGCGTGGCGGCGTCCGTGGAGGTCCCGGTGCGCTACGACGGGCCCGACCTCGCCGACGTGGCCGAGCTGTGGGGGGTGTCGGTGGAGGCGGCGGTGCGGATCCACTCGGAGACCCGGTTCCGGGTCGCCTTCTGCGGGTTCGCGCCGGGCTTCGGCTACCTCACGGGGCTCGGCAGCCGTTACGAGGTGCCGCGGCGCGCCACCCCGCGCACCGCCGTCCCGGCCGGCTCGGTCGCGCTCGCGGGGCCGTACACGGGGGTGTACCCGCGTTCATCGCCCGGCGGGTGGCAGTTGATCGGCACGACGGACGCGGTGCTGTGGGACCCGGCCCGCGAGCCGGCCGCGCTGCTCTCCCCCGGCACCCTGGTGCGTTTCACGGTGGCGGGCCGATGA
- a CDS encoding 5-oxoprolinase subunit PxpA, producing the protein MTPVSIDLNADLGEGFGRWTLTDDEQLLSVVTSANVACGFHAGDAVTMRRVCELAAERGVRIGAQVSYRDLAGFGRRAMDVPPAELAAEVAYQIGALEVFARAAGSRVAYVKPHGALYNRVVRDEEQAAAVVEGVLLASGRSSEDGSADRGPAGRRPSAHEPAAHEPAGHKPSAHEPSGQGLPVLGLPGSRLHEAAVRAGLPVVGEAFGDRAYRADGTLLPRGQEGAVVTDPAEVVERSLSIARFGAVTAHDGRSVAVRARSLCLHGDTPGAVELARRVRARLESEGVRVEAFA; encoded by the coding sequence ATGACCCCGGTCTCGATCGACCTCAACGCCGATCTCGGCGAGGGCTTCGGCCGCTGGACGCTGACCGACGACGAGCAGCTGCTCTCGGTGGTCACGAGCGCCAACGTGGCCTGCGGCTTCCACGCCGGGGACGCGGTGACCATGCGGCGCGTCTGCGAGCTGGCGGCGGAGCGCGGGGTACGGATCGGGGCCCAGGTCTCCTACCGCGACCTGGCCGGGTTCGGCCGGCGTGCCATGGACGTGCCGCCGGCCGAGCTGGCGGCGGAGGTCGCGTACCAGATCGGCGCACTGGAGGTGTTCGCCCGTGCGGCCGGTTCCCGGGTGGCGTACGTCAAGCCGCACGGCGCGCTCTACAACCGGGTGGTGCGTGACGAGGAACAGGCGGCCGCCGTCGTCGAAGGGGTGCTCCTCGCCTCGGGCCGTTCGTCCGAGGACGGATCAGCCGATCGCGGACCGGCCGGTCGTCGGCCGTCCGCTCACGAGCCGGCGGCTCACGAGCCGGCCGGTCACAAGCCGTCTGCTCACGAGCCGTCCGGTCAGGGGCTGCCCGTCCTCGGGCTGCCCGGGTCACGGCTGCACGAGGCCGCCGTGCGGGCCGGGCTGCCCGTCGTCGGCGAGGCGTTCGGCGACCGCGCCTACCGGGCCGACGGCACCCTGCTGCCACGGGGGCAGGAGGGCGCCGTGGTGACCGATCCGGCGGAGGTGGTGGAGAGGTCGCTGTCCATCGCCCGGTTCGGCGCGGTCACCGCGCACGACGGGCGCTCGGTCGCCGTGCGGGCCCGCTCGTTGTGCCTGCACGGCGACACGCCGGGGGCCGTGGAGCTGGCCCGGCGGGTGCGGGCGCGGCTGGAGTCGGAGGGAGTCCGGGTGGAGGCCTTCGCATGA
- a CDS encoding MFS transporter produces the protein MSTTRTRQQARDERPDDTGAFAWLRALGPRGRRAFGGAFGGYALDSYDFFTLPLSMVAIAAYFNLDKGQTGLLTTVTLVVSAVGGALAGILADRIGRVRALMITVATYALFTVLCGFAPNYETLMVFRALQGLGFGGEWAVGAILVAEYASARHRGRTLGGIQSAWAAGWALAVIVYTLVFQFVDADTAWRVMFWTGALPALLIVYVRRNVEDAPHAAEVRRASADRGSFTAVFKRPLLGTTLFAVLLSTGVQGGYYTLATWVPTFLKTERGLTVVGTGGYLTFLISGAFIGYLTGGYLTDRLGRKNNIALFAVLSALAVLAYTHIPAGANDLLLVLGFPLGFCMSAIFSGFGSFLAELYPTAVRGTGQGLTYNTGRAVGALFPTLVGFLADSWGVGGALVFGAVGYGIAVLALLGLPETRGRELV, from the coding sequence ATGAGCACGACCAGGACCCGGCAGCAGGCCCGCGACGAACGGCCCGACGACACCGGCGCGTTCGCATGGCTGCGCGCTCTCGGACCGCGCGGCAGGCGCGCGTTCGGCGGCGCCTTCGGCGGTTACGCCCTCGATTCGTACGACTTCTTCACCCTGCCGCTGTCGATGGTGGCGATCGCCGCCTACTTCAACCTCGACAAGGGACAGACCGGCCTGCTCACCACCGTCACCCTGGTGGTCTCGGCCGTCGGCGGCGCGCTCGCCGGCATCCTCGCCGACCGGATCGGACGGGTGCGGGCGCTGATGATCACGGTCGCCACCTACGCCCTCTTCACCGTCCTGTGCGGCTTCGCGCCGAACTACGAGACGCTGATGGTCTTCCGCGCCCTGCAGGGCCTCGGTTTCGGCGGCGAGTGGGCGGTCGGCGCGATCCTGGTCGCCGAGTACGCCTCCGCGCGGCACCGGGGCCGTACGCTCGGCGGCATCCAGAGCGCGTGGGCGGCCGGCTGGGCCCTCGCCGTGATCGTCTACACGCTGGTCTTCCAGTTCGTCGACGCCGACACCGCCTGGCGGGTCATGTTCTGGACCGGCGCCCTGCCCGCCCTGCTCATCGTCTACGTGCGCCGCAACGTCGAGGACGCCCCGCACGCGGCCGAGGTGCGCCGCGCGAGCGCCGACCGCGGCTCGTTCACCGCCGTCTTCAAGAGGCCGCTGCTCGGCACCACCCTCTTCGCGGTGCTGCTCTCGACCGGTGTGCAGGGCGGCTACTACACGCTCGCCACCTGGGTGCCCACCTTCCTGAAGACCGAGCGCGGACTGACGGTCGTCGGCACCGGCGGCTACCTGACCTTCCTGATCTCCGGGGCCTTCATCGGCTACCTCACGGGCGGCTACCTCACCGACCGGCTCGGCCGGAAGAACAACATCGCGCTCTTCGCCGTCCTCTCCGCGCTCGCCGTTCTCGCCTACACCCACATCCCGGCGGGGGCGAACGACCTGCTCCTGGTCCTCGGCTTCCCGCTCGGCTTCTGCATGTCGGCCATCTTCAGCGGCTTCGGCTCCTTCCTGGCCGAGCTCTACCCGACGGCCGTCCGCGGCACCGGTCAGGGCCTCACCTACAACACCGGCCGCGCGGTCGGTGCGCTCTTCCCCACCCTGGTCGGCTTCCTCGCCGACAGCTGGGGCGTCGGAGGCGCCCTGGTGTTCGGCGCCGTCGGCTACGGAATCGCCGTCCTCGCCCTGCTCGGCCTGCCGGAGACCCGCGGGAGGGAACTCGTATGA
- a CDS encoding GntR family transcriptional regulator codes for MDGFGELADDRALLGRTSTAERVADILRTRIAEGFFPPGTRLSEESIGGALGVSRNTLREAFRLLTHERLLVHRLNRGVFVRVLAVEDVADIYRTRRLVECAVVRGLAEPPFPVDGLAAAVAEGERAARAEDWKGVSTANIHFHRELVALAGSARTDELMRGVLAELRLAFHMVDDPRGLHEPYLIRNREILDALRSGDRDRAEQLLTRYLDDSRTRVADAYAKAVDEPEG; via the coding sequence ATGGACGGATTCGGCGAACTGGCCGACGACCGCGCCCTGCTGGGACGCACGAGCACGGCGGAGCGAGTCGCCGACATCCTGCGCACCCGGATCGCCGAGGGCTTCTTCCCGCCCGGCACCCGCCTGTCCGAGGAGAGCATCGGCGGCGCCCTCGGGGTGTCCCGCAACACCCTGCGCGAAGCCTTCCGGCTGCTCACCCACGAACGGCTGCTCGTCCACCGGCTCAACCGGGGCGTCTTCGTCCGGGTCCTCGCCGTCGAGGACGTCGCCGACATCTACCGCACCCGCCGGCTCGTCGAGTGCGCCGTCGTGCGCGGGCTCGCAGAGCCGCCGTTCCCCGTCGACGGCCTCGCCGCCGCGGTCGCGGAGGGCGAGCGGGCGGCACGGGCCGAGGACTGGAAGGGCGTCTCCACCGCCAACATCCACTTCCACCGCGAGCTCGTCGCCCTGGCGGGCAGCGCCCGCACCGACGAACTCATGCGCGGTGTGCTCGCCGAACTCCGTCTGGCCTTCCACATGGTGGACGACCCGCGCGGACTCCACGAGCCCTATCTCATACGAAACCGGGAGATCCTGGACGCCCTGCGGTCCGGAGACCGGGACCGTGCCGAGCAGCTCCTCACCCGCTACCTGGACGACTCCCGCACCCGTGTCGCCGACGCGTACGCGAAGGCCGTCGACGAGCCGGAGGGTTGA
- a CDS encoding sensor histidine kinase has product MRFRGKSIRRKIVALLLVPLVSLTGLWGFATVLTGREARQLLDVAYIVDKVGYPIEDTVRVIQKERRQSLVYLADPRAADALTELRVQREATDRQIALIRRNAADPGVRGEMSPVTAQRLTSVLDALDDLSSLRRSVENRSIGRMQALDFYSRLVDPCYRFLLTLHALENVEMDKQGRALVGVTRARELLSREDALVVSALLAERVTTQEIRAITDLVAARKVFYEANLEILPGSERQRFEKYWTGPETAPLRKAEESLITAGPTDSPRTVTAERWQEHATPVLDDLARENTAAGDRYQDRVQPAAYSVLLKAGVAGVLGFVALLVSVVVSVRIGRDLVRDLRLLRKEAQEVSGVRLPSVMRRLAAGEHVDVETEVPHLRYAEDEVGQVGQALNTLQRAAVEAAVKQADMRRGVAEVFVNLARRNQVLLHRQLTLLDTMERRTEDTEELADLFRLDHLTTRMRRHAEGLVILSGAAPSRQWRKPVQLMDVVRAAVAEVEDYERIEVRRLPRLGVGGPAVADLTHLIAELLENATVFSPPHTAVQVLGERVANGFTLEIHDRGLGMNPDALLDANLRLAETPEFELSDTDRLGLFVVSRLAQRQNVRVSLQPSPYGGTTAVVFIPAALLTDAPETQGAGFRLDRKSMDPRTATARDAAGPEGLTGGRPALTQVRDAALGGPVELEAPLDADGLEDLLGGAADLLDTESERGGLFRAREHRRRGDQHQSQGQKQKQGQKQGRHQQSSERPGGRTADDTPAGPVPLPRRRPPTLVVDHGRRLDEPGRAHPGAGPAGDPDGSGPGSRADDTMELARVRPAPTLVPVPQEEAAPFGGLPRRVRQASLAPQLRATDDRAGDGRNRDGRDGDRKGATAGSGAATETDSFERDAEEVRSRMASMQRGWQRGRRQNAETTAPGTTPEGDGR; this is encoded by the coding sequence ATGCGCTTTCGCGGGAAGTCCATCCGCCGGAAGATCGTGGCGTTGCTCCTCGTGCCGCTCGTCTCCCTCACGGGCCTCTGGGGCTTCGCGACGGTCCTCACCGGCCGCGAGGCACGCCAGCTCCTCGACGTCGCCTACATCGTCGACAAGGTCGGCTACCCCATCGAGGACACCGTCCGCGTCATCCAGAAGGAACGCCGCCAGTCCCTCGTCTACCTCGCCGACCCCCGGGCCGCGGACGCCCTCACCGAGCTCCGCGTCCAGCGCGAGGCCACCGACCGCCAGATCGCCCTCATCCGCCGCAACGCCGCCGACCCCGGCGTACGGGGCGAGATGAGCCCCGTCACCGCGCAGCGGCTGACCTCCGTCCTCGACGCCCTCGACGACCTCTCCTCGCTGCGCCGCTCGGTGGAGAACCGCAGCATCGGCCGCATGCAGGCCCTCGACTTCTACAGCCGGCTCGTCGACCCCTGCTACCGCTTCCTCCTGACCCTCCACGCCCTGGAGAACGTCGAGATGGACAAGCAGGGCCGCGCCCTCGTCGGAGTCACCCGCGCCCGCGAACTCCTCTCCCGCGAGGACGCCCTCGTCGTCTCCGCGCTCCTCGCCGAACGCGTCACCACCCAGGAGATCCGCGCGATCACCGACCTGGTCGCCGCCCGCAAGGTGTTCTACGAGGCCAACCTGGAGATCCTGCCCGGCTCCGAACGCCAGCGCTTCGAGAAGTACTGGACCGGCCCCGAGACCGCGCCGCTGCGCAAGGCGGAGGAGTCCCTCATCACGGCGGGCCCCACCGACAGCCCCCGGACCGTCACCGCCGAACGCTGGCAGGAGCACGCCACCCCCGTCCTCGACGACCTCGCCCGCGAGAACACCGCCGCCGGCGACCGCTACCAGGATCGGGTCCAGCCCGCCGCGTACAGCGTGCTGCTCAAGGCCGGCGTCGCCGGCGTCCTCGGCTTCGTCGCCCTCCTCGTCTCCGTCGTCGTCTCCGTCCGCATCGGCCGCGACCTCGTCCGCGACCTGCGCCTGCTCCGCAAGGAGGCCCAGGAGGTCTCCGGCGTCCGCCTGCCCAGCGTCATGCGCCGGCTCGCCGCCGGCGAGCACGTCGACGTCGAGACCGAGGTGCCCCACCTGCGGTACGCCGAGGACGAGGTCGGCCAGGTCGGCCAGGCCCTCAACACCCTCCAGCGCGCCGCCGTCGAGGCCGCCGTCAAGCAGGCCGACATGCGCCGCGGCGTCGCCGAGGTCTTCGTCAACCTCGCCCGCCGCAACCAGGTCCTGCTGCACCGCCAGCTGACCCTCCTCGACACCATGGAGCGCCGCACCGAGGACACCGAGGAGCTCGCCGACCTCTTCCGGCTCGACCACCTCACCACCCGCATGCGCCGGCACGCCGAGGGCCTGGTGATCCTCTCCGGCGCCGCCCCCTCCCGCCAGTGGCGCAAGCCCGTCCAGCTCATGGACGTCGTCCGCGCCGCCGTCGCCGAGGTCGAGGACTACGAGCGCATCGAGGTCCGCCGGCTGCCCCGGCTCGGCGTCGGCGGCCCCGCCGTCGCCGACCTCACCCATCTGATCGCCGAACTCCTCGAGAACGCCACCGTCTTCTCCCCGCCGCACACCGCCGTCCAGGTGCTCGGCGAGCGCGTCGCCAACGGCTTCACCCTGGAGATCCACGACCGCGGCCTTGGCATGAACCCCGACGCCCTGCTCGACGCCAATCTGCGCCTCGCCGAGACACCCGAGTTCGAACTCTCCGACACCGACCGCCTCGGCCTCTTCGTGGTCAGCCGCCTCGCCCAGCGCCAGAACGTCCGCGTCTCCCTCCAGCCCTCCCCGTACGGAGGCACCACCGCGGTCGTCTTCATCCCGGCCGCGCTGCTCACCGACGCCCCCGAGACCCAGGGCGCCGGCTTCCGGCTCGACCGCAAGAGCATGGACCCCCGCACGGCCACGGCCCGCGACGCCGCCGGGCCCGAAGGGCTGACTGGCGGCCGGCCCGCGCTCACCCAGGTCCGCGACGCCGCCCTGGGCGGCCCCGTCGAGCTGGAGGCCCCGCTGGACGCCGACGGCCTGGAGGACCTCCTCGGCGGCGCGGCCGACCTCCTCGACACCGAGAGCGAGCGCGGTGGCCTGTTCCGGGCCCGCGAGCACCGCCGCCGCGGCGACCAGCACCAGAGCCAGGGCCAGAAGCAGAAGCAGGGCCAGAAGCAGGGCCGGCACCAGCAGAGCTCCGAGCGCCCCGGCGGCCGCACGGCCGACGACACCCCCGCCGGGCCGGTCCCGCTGCCCCGCCGCCGCCCGCCGACGCTCGTCGTCGACCACGGCCGGCGCCTGGACGAACCGGGCCGCGCCCACCCCGGCGCGGGACCGGCCGGCGACCCGGACGGCTCCGGCCCCGGCTCCCGCGCCGACGACACGATGGAGTTGGCCCGGGTCCGCCCCGCGCCCACCCTCGTCCCCGTACCGCAGGAGGAGGCGGCCCCGTTCGGCGGGCTGCCCCGCCGCGTCCGCCAGGCCAGCCTCGCGCCCCAGCTGCGCGCCACCGACGACCGCGCCGGGGACGGGCGGAACCGGGACGGGCGGGACGGGGACCGGAAGGGCGCCACGGCCGGCTCCGGCGCCGCCACCGAGACCGACTCCTTCGAGCGCGACGCCGAGGAGGTGCGCAGCCGCATGGCCTCGATGCAGCGGGGCTGGCAGCGCGGACGCCGGCAGAACGCCGAAACGACAGCACCAGGAACGACACCCGAGGGGGACGGTCGATGA
- a CDS encoding roadblock/LC7 domain-containing protein, which translates to MTAPNAAAAHSSTHGNGELNWLLDELVQRVGSIRKALVLSSDGLATGASQDLSREDGEHLAAVASGFHSLAKGVGRHFEAGRVRQTVVELEDAFLFVTAAGDGSCLAVLADADSDVGQVAYEMTLMVKRVGAHLATAPRTGLPA; encoded by the coding sequence ATGACCGCACCGAACGCCGCAGCAGCCCACAGCTCCACCCACGGCAACGGGGAGCTGAACTGGCTCCTCGACGAACTCGTCCAGCGCGTCGGCTCCATCCGCAAGGCCCTGGTGCTCTCCAGCGACGGCCTGGCCACCGGCGCCTCGCAGGACCTCTCCCGCGAGGACGGCGAGCACCTCGCCGCCGTCGCCTCCGGCTTCCACAGCCTCGCCAAGGGCGTGGGCCGCCACTTCGAGGCGGGCAGGGTGCGCCAGACCGTGGTCGAGCTGGAGGACGCCTTCCTCTTCGTCACCGCCGCCGGCGACGGCAGCTGCCTGGCCGTCCTCGCCGACGCCGACTCCGACGTCGGCCAGGTCGCGTACGAGATGACCCTCATGGTCAAGCGGGTCGGCGCGCACCTCGCCACGGCGCCCAGGACCGGGCTGCCGGCCTGA
- a CDS encoding DUF742 domain-containing protein, with product MRDTDRAGRRSRATHEDAPGHWFDDEAGPVVRPYAMTRGRTSAATRHRLDLIAVVVPEPAADDPGRDQTLSPEHVEIVERCSEQPQSIAELAAGLDLPVGVVRVLVGDLVEDELVHVTRPVPPAELPDVSILREVINGLRAL from the coding sequence ATGAGGGACACCGACCGGGCCGGCCGCCGGTCCAGAGCCACCCACGAGGATGCGCCCGGCCACTGGTTCGACGACGAGGCGGGCCCGGTGGTCCGCCCGTACGCGATGACCCGTGGCCGCACCAGTGCCGCCACCCGCCACCGGCTCGACCTCATCGCGGTGGTGGTGCCCGAACCGGCCGCCGACGACCCCGGCCGCGACCAGACGCTGTCCCCCGAACACGTGGAGATCGTCGAACGCTGCTCCGAGCAGCCGCAGTCGATCGCCGAGCTCGCCGCGGGACTCGACCTCCCCGTCGGGGTGGTACGGGTCCTCGTCGGGGACCTCGTCGAGGACGAGCTCGTCCACGTGACCCGCCCCGTTCCGCCGGCCGAGCTGCCGGACGTGAGCATCCTTCGCGAGGTGATCAATGGCCTTCGGGCGCTCTAG
- a CDS encoding ATP/GTP-binding protein yields MAFGRSSRKQQPPVEPVTLKILVAGGFGVGKTTLVGAVSEIRPLRTEEILSEAGRPVDDLHGVETKATTTVAMDFGRITLREDLVLYLFGTPGQDRFWFLWDELAQGALGAVVLADTRRLEDSFAAIDYFERRGIPFTVAVNCFEGARRYAPETVRGALDLDPEVELLLCDARDRESVKNVLVAVVENALALAEGPKVLTT; encoded by the coding sequence ATGGCCTTCGGGCGCTCTAGCCGCAAGCAGCAGCCGCCGGTCGAACCGGTGACGCTGAAGATCCTCGTCGCGGGCGGCTTCGGAGTCGGCAAGACCACCCTGGTGGGCGCGGTCAGCGAGATCCGGCCGCTGCGCACCGAGGAGATCCTCAGCGAAGCCGGCCGGCCGGTCGACGACCTGCACGGCGTCGAGACCAAGGCGACCACCACCGTCGCCATGGACTTCGGGCGGATCACGCTGCGCGAGGACCTGGTCCTCTACCTCTTCGGCACCCCGGGACAGGACCGCTTCTGGTTCCTGTGGGACGAGCTCGCCCAGGGCGCGCTCGGCGCGGTCGTGCTCGCCGACACTCGGCGCCTGGAGGACAGCTTCGCCGCCATCGACTACTTCGAGCGGCGCGGCATCCCGTTCACGGTCGCCGTCAACTGCTTCGAGGGCGCCCGCCGTTACGCGCCGGAGACGGTCCGGGGCGCGCTCGACCTCGACCCCGAGGTGGAGCTGCTGCTGTGCGACGCCCGGGACCGCGAGTCGGTCAAGAACGTCCTCGTCGCGGTCGTCGAGAACGCCCTGGCCCTGGCGGAAGGCCCCAAGGTGCTGACGACCTGA